One genomic region from Streptomyces sp. NBC_01431 encodes:
- the haaN gene encoding cyclophane-containing RiPP N-acetyltransferase HaaN → MSVTIRPAEKSDVRAVAQLIEEIERFYGSTEIQPFDERQAQVEEALFGAPPLASALLVEDEAGDIVGLAAYSYLWPSAGSTHSLYLKELYVRDTLRRQGIGARLMNELRAIADGRPGCSRVEWTTDRDNPAARSFYQDLGFAEFDGKIVYRVNSSTA, encoded by the coding sequence ATGAGCGTGACGATCCGACCTGCCGAGAAAAGCGATGTCCGGGCCGTGGCCCAACTGATCGAAGAGATCGAGCGATTCTACGGTTCGACAGAGATCCAGCCCTTCGACGAGCGACAGGCGCAGGTGGAGGAGGCCCTGTTCGGGGCTCCGCCGCTGGCCTCCGCACTACTGGTAGAGGACGAGGCGGGCGACATCGTCGGCCTTGCCGCCTATTCCTACCTCTGGCCCTCGGCAGGGTCGACCCACTCGCTCTACCTAAAAGAGCTCTACGTCCGCGACACCCTCCGCCGGCAGGGTATCGGCGCCCGCCTCATGAACGAGCTCCGCGCCATCGCGGACGGCCGCCCGGGATGCAGCCGGGTCGAGTGGACCACGGACCGCGACAACCCCGCCGCTCGCTCCTTCTACCAAGACCTTGGGTTCGCAGAGTTCGACGGCAAGATCGTCTACCGAGTCAACAGCAGTACCGCCTGA
- a CDS encoding helix-turn-helix domain-containing protein, which yields MPNPNDTEPETTSTFAQRVRRAREHKGMTRVAAAARVGRSYEWWKAIETGRLRMPRLPMLLRMADVLDAASLAALTGDDRVTASTYSNLAHPSLQRVKDSLTSYTLGTSNEEPQSPKALAARVRQAWQLWHGIGDHRTHVADVLPGLLADLQHSARAWDGVQRRHALVDLAQVYHLAQLYLSFQPAPELVMLTGDRAMAAAQDADSPHAIAAAAWYMNHVYRDAGEAHEARVELAMQASELLQRDRSDEDLACWGLLHLAAALSYAKIGQAGSADYHWDKADDAAKALGAPYSHPWLIFGRGMVDAYRLTMNIDLPRRGPAVDAAAGLSLEAMPSATRRGFHSIEQARAYSLAGEDIATVHFLEAANRLSPETARFNLFARSSVADLMESGAASIRPGARALAREWDVQAA from the coding sequence ATGCCCAATCCGAACGACACCGAGCCCGAGACAACGTCGACCTTCGCCCAGCGCGTACGCCGCGCACGGGAGCACAAGGGTATGACGCGCGTTGCGGCAGCTGCACGAGTGGGCCGCTCCTACGAATGGTGGAAAGCCATCGAGACAGGCCGCCTGCGTATGCCTCGGCTGCCCATGCTCCTGAGGATGGCCGATGTCCTCGACGCTGCTTCACTCGCTGCTCTAACAGGCGATGACCGTGTCACCGCGTCCACGTACAGCAATCTCGCCCATCCCTCGCTGCAGCGAGTAAAGGACTCCCTCACCTCGTACACGCTCGGCACCAGCAACGAGGAGCCGCAGAGCCCCAAAGCGCTGGCGGCCCGCGTCCGGCAGGCGTGGCAGCTCTGGCATGGCATCGGCGACCACCGCACGCATGTCGCTGACGTGCTGCCCGGCCTGCTTGCAGACCTTCAGCACTCCGCCCGGGCCTGGGACGGGGTGCAGCGGCGGCATGCCCTCGTCGACCTGGCCCAGGTCTATCACCTCGCGCAGCTCTACCTGTCGTTCCAGCCTGCTCCCGAGCTGGTGATGCTGACCGGGGACCGGGCCATGGCGGCCGCGCAAGACGCGGACAGCCCGCACGCCATCGCCGCCGCCGCTTGGTACATGAACCACGTGTATCGGGACGCCGGAGAGGCACATGAAGCGCGTGTGGAACTGGCCATGCAGGCATCGGAGTTGCTCCAGAGGGACCGTAGCGACGAGGACCTGGCCTGCTGGGGACTGCTGCACCTCGCAGCCGCCCTCTCGTACGCGAAGATCGGCCAGGCGGGGAGCGCGGACTACCACTGGGACAAGGCCGATGACGCGGCCAAGGCCCTCGGAGCCCCGTACTCCCATCCTTGGCTGATCTTCGGGCGGGGCATGGTCGATGCCTACCGGTTGACCATGAACATCGACCTTCCTCGGCGCGGGCCCGCGGTGGATGCGGCTGCCGGCCTGAGCTTGGAGGCAATGCCGTCAGCGACCCGGCGGGGGTTCCACTCGATCGAGCAGGCGCGCGCTTACTCGCTGGCCGGGGAGGACATCGCGACCGTGCACTTCCTAGAAGCGGCGAACCGGCTCAGTCCGGAGACGGCACGGTTCAACCTCTTCGCTCGAAGCTCGGTGGCGGACCTGATGGAGTCGGGTGCGGCCTCGATCCGCCCTGGTGCGCGTGCACTGGCTCGGGAGTGGGACGTACAGGCCGCGTAG
- a CDS encoding FxsB family cyclophane-forming radical SAM/SPASM peptide maturase gives MTPPHTPFRSFILKVANRCNIDCDYCYVFNSQDQAWRTLPARMSVDVARAAARRIAEHTTKYGLRTVHVVLHGGEPLLAGPRHLEDLLRALREGIPPDTEVRFELQTNGTLLSAAWLDLFEQYEVSVGVSLDGPPAANDRHRLTHASRSSAASAVRGIELLRSRPHLFAGLLAVVDLANDPVEVHDYLASFEPPTIDFGLPHGTHDEPPHRNDPALPEYGLWMSRVYDAWLARPQCRHSVRMLEDIVALSSGVHSAVESLGLAPPTSIVIESDGSIEGVDTLRSVEEGASWLGLDVYNESLDEAIHHPKLLHRQHGKSALAEQCQSCPLVEVCGGGYLPHRFSAARGYRNPSVYCADLEYLIRHIQDSLRRHDWKLGAPAS, from the coding sequence ATGACGCCGCCTCATACGCCCTTCCGGTCATTCATCCTCAAGGTCGCGAATCGCTGCAACATCGACTGCGACTACTGCTACGTCTTCAACTCGCAAGATCAGGCGTGGCGGACCCTCCCAGCGCGTATGAGCGTGGACGTGGCCCGTGCGGCGGCCCGCAGAATCGCCGAGCACACAACGAAGTACGGCCTGCGGACCGTGCATGTTGTGCTCCACGGCGGCGAGCCGCTGCTCGCCGGCCCTCGGCACCTGGAGGACCTCCTCCGTGCGCTCCGGGAGGGAATCCCACCGGACACCGAGGTTCGCTTCGAGCTTCAGACCAACGGCACGCTCCTCTCGGCGGCCTGGCTCGATCTCTTTGAGCAGTACGAAGTCTCCGTCGGTGTCAGCCTCGATGGACCGCCCGCCGCGAATGACCGGCACCGCCTGACGCATGCCTCCCGCTCCAGCGCGGCTTCGGCGGTTCGAGGTATCGAGCTGCTGCGCAGCCGGCCGCATCTGTTCGCCGGGTTGCTCGCCGTCGTGGACCTGGCCAACGACCCGGTAGAGGTCCACGACTACCTGGCATCCTTTGAGCCTCCGACGATCGACTTCGGCCTGCCGCACGGGACACACGACGAACCACCACATCGGAACGATCCCGCGCTCCCCGAATACGGACTCTGGATGAGCCGCGTCTATGACGCCTGGCTCGCTCGCCCCCAGTGCCGGCACAGCGTCCGGATGCTGGAGGACATCGTGGCCCTCAGCTCCGGCGTGCACAGTGCGGTGGAATCCCTCGGGCTGGCACCGCCGACCAGCATCGTGATCGAGTCCGACGGCTCGATCGAGGGCGTGGACACTCTGCGCTCCGTTGAGGAAGGCGCCTCCTGGCTCGGGCTCGATGTCTACAACGAGTCCCTTGACGAAGCCATTCACCACCCCAAACTCCTGCACCGGCAGCACGGCAAGAGCGCACTGGCCGAGCAGTGCCAGAGCTGTCCGCTGGTGGAAGTATGCGGAGGCGGCTACCTCCCGCACCGCTTCAGCGCGGCCCGCGGATACCGCAACCCTTCCGTCTACTGCGCAGACCTGGAGTACCTCATACGGCACATTCAGGACTCGCTCCGGCGGCACGACTGGAAGCTGGGCGCACCAGCCTCCTGA
- a CDS encoding transposase family protein has translation MSKTEEHAGDTVSLVYQCRLPLSTSTVNHLADLLRRHLKSIGSRWRSLPPGKIAVIVLAVLRHDQRLADMAGGNNVAESTVRRWRDEMIHLLAAKAPRLGRALKKIAKRGGEVVLINGTLIPTQRRTGRDDRKNFSGKHHRHGLHFLALTDEKGRLLWISAARPGRTHDATAARHDHLVEHLKAAGLGALPDLSFLGVDKPDDLVIVTGFKATRYRKLTAGQKEANRVLAAGRAPSNTASPT, from the coding sequence GTGAGCAAAACCGAAGAGCACGCCGGGGACACCGTGTCCCTTGTCTACCAGTGCCGTCTGCCGCTGTCCACGAGCACCGTCAACCACCTCGCCGACCTGCTGCGCCGTCACCTGAAATCGATAGGTTCCCGCTGGCGGTCCCTGCCACCGGGGAAGATCGCAGTGATCGTCCTGGCCGTGCTCCGCCACGACCAGCGCCTGGCCGACATGGCCGGTGGCAACAACGTCGCCGAATCCACCGTCCGCCGCTGGCGCGACGAAATGATCCACCTGCTCGCCGCGAAGGCCCCGCGTCTGGGCCGGGCCCTGAAGAAGATCGCGAAACGGGGCGGGGAAGTCGTCCTGATCAACGGCACCCTCATCCCCACCCAACGCCGCACCGGACGCGACGATCGGAAGAACTTCTCCGGCAAACATCACCGCCACGGCCTGCACTTCCTCGCCCTGACCGACGAGAAGGGACGGCTACTCTGGATCTCCGCCGCCCGGCCCGGCCGCACCCACGACGCCACCGCCGCCCGCCACGACCACCTCGTCGAACACCTGAAAGCGGCCGGCCTCGGCGCGCTCCCCGACCTGAGCTTCCTCGGCGTGGACAAGCCCGACGACCTGGTCATCGTCACCGGCTTCAAGGCCACCCGCTACCGCAAGCTAACCGCTGGGCAGAAGGAAGCGAACCGTGTGCTGGCCGCCGGACGCGCCCCGTCGAACACGGCTTCGCCCACCTGA
- a CDS encoding ISAs1 family transposase, protein MSAVSSSPIPAVLAKLGPVNPDDVADLRVFLEAVPDPRSRRGRWYSLASILLVCAAAAVSGARTIDELAEWGARADAGLLAVLGVRRHLLRWRHAPSRSAIGRVLERLDADALDAAVGAWLAQRHTAATAPGEGGRRVIAVDGKALRGSARLDRPRRHLLSAVTHGLAVTLAQAEVGSKTNETRHFQSLLSPLDLEGGVVTFDALHSVKANVTWLVETKKAHYVAVVKPNQPTAWAQLDALDWNAVKVQHTASNKGHGRRESRSIKTLAIADNLGGIAFPYAKLAIRVHRRRKTAGAKETRESVYAVTSLDAHQTKSAELSSHLRGHWTVEAQHHIRDRVFAEDASTVHTGNALRVMAAFRNLAIGALKTRGATNIAKTTRAIRDKPERTLPILGITPKPDAQGT, encoded by the coding sequence GTGTCCGCTGTCTCATCTTCCCCGATCCCTGCCGTGTTGGCCAAGCTGGGTCCCGTCAACCCGGACGATGTGGCTGACCTGCGCGTCTTCCTGGAAGCGGTTCCCGATCCGCGCTCTCGGCGGGGGCGCTGGTACTCGCTGGCCTCGATCCTGCTGGTCTGCGCGGCTGCCGCGGTCTCGGGCGCGAGGACCATCGACGAGCTCGCCGAGTGGGGCGCCCGCGCAGACGCCGGGCTCCTCGCCGTCCTTGGAGTGCGCCGTCACCTTCTGCGATGGCGGCACGCGCCGTCCCGCTCGGCGATCGGGCGGGTCCTGGAGCGTCTCGATGCCGACGCGCTCGACGCGGCTGTGGGCGCCTGGCTCGCCCAGCGCCATACCGCCGCGACCGCGCCTGGCGAGGGCGGGCGGCGGGTGATCGCCGTGGACGGCAAGGCACTGCGCGGCTCCGCCCGCCTGGACCGGCCCCGCCGGCACCTGCTGTCCGCCGTCACCCACGGCCTCGCGGTCACCCTGGCCCAGGCCGAGGTCGGGTCCAAGACGAACGAGACCCGGCACTTCCAGTCCTTGCTCTCACCCCTCGATCTGGAAGGCGGCGTGGTCACCTTCGACGCGCTGCACTCGGTGAAGGCCAACGTCACCTGGCTGGTGGAGACGAAGAAGGCGCACTACGTCGCCGTGGTCAAGCCCAACCAGCCCACAGCATGGGCCCAGTTGGACGCACTGGACTGGAACGCCGTGAAGGTCCAGCACACCGCCTCGAACAAGGGACACGGCCGCCGCGAGTCCCGCTCGATCAAGACCCTGGCCATCGCCGACAACCTCGGCGGCATCGCCTTCCCCTACGCGAAACTCGCCATCCGCGTCCACCGCCGCCGCAAGACGGCCGGCGCGAAGGAGACCCGCGAGAGCGTCTACGCCGTCACCAGCCTCGACGCCCACCAGACGAAATCCGCCGAGCTCTCCTCCCACCTGCGCGGACACTGGACCGTGGAGGCGCAGCACCACATCCGGGACCGTGTCTTCGCCGAGGACGCCTCCACCGTCCACACCGGCAACGCACTCCGCGTCATGGCCGCCTTCCGCAACCTTGCGATCGGCGCCCTGAAAACCCGAGGAGCCACCAACATCGCCAAGACCACCCGCGCCATCCGCGACAAACCAGAACGAACACTCCCCATCCTGGGCATCACACCCAAGCCCGACGCACAGGGAACTTGA
- the haaA gene encoding HaaA family cyclophane-containing RiPP peptide yields the protein MPSPTTVPGLSPAEAMEVPLGNVVLDRVAARVHQRLAAEQAASNKVGEGAHMASIIWPFPV from the coding sequence ATGCCGTCACCTACGACTGTTCCCGGGCTGTCCCCCGCCGAGGCCATGGAAGTGCCGCTCGGCAACGTGGTCCTGGACCGGGTCGCTGCCCGAGTCCACCAGCGCCTGGCAGCGGAACAGGCCGCCTCGAACAAGGTCGGTGAAGGCGCACACATGGCCTCGATCATCTGGCCCTTTCCTGTCTGA
- a CDS encoding ATP-binding protein, whose translation MPWRSCDGSVPVHCPTAGTFRGVDRPAHAHRGTGVCPPRDRAPPPRSPWPTRSPYAGGKPMSPARPPRDTIHVVWRWTNCTPSPTTRARAALRCALDQLGYEGEVISDAVLAVSELVANATEHAVGPYEMRLRSTAAEVICEIWDCDPRVPELPAFPAAAPFAPVEEGRGGGLDALCALLSERGRGLLIVNELTKGAWGFRREARSKAAWLAIPLTPGGHVR comes from the coding sequence ATGCCGTGGAGGTCCTGTGATGGCTCCGTTCCTGTTCACTGCCCTACTGCTGGCACCTTTCGCGGTGTCGACCGGCCCGCTCATGCTCACCGAGGCACAGGCGTGTGCCCGCCGAGGGACCGGGCGCCACCGCCGCGTTCGCCGTGGCCGACACGCAGCCCGTACGCAGGGGGGAAGCCGATGAGCCCCGCCCGTCCGCCTCGGGACACCATCCACGTCGTGTGGCGCTGGACCAACTGCACCCCCAGCCCGACAACTCGGGCACGCGCGGCTCTGCGGTGCGCACTGGATCAACTCGGCTATGAAGGCGAAGTGATCAGCGATGCCGTGCTGGCTGTTTCGGAGCTCGTCGCAAATGCCACCGAGCACGCAGTGGGTCCGTACGAGATGCGTCTTCGGAGCACGGCGGCAGAGGTCATCTGTGAGATCTGGGACTGCGACCCCCGCGTTCCCGAGCTCCCGGCCTTTCCGGCTGCCGCTCCGTTCGCCCCGGTGGAGGAGGGCCGTGGGGGCGGGCTCGATGCACTATGTGCACTGCTGTCCGAGCGAGGACGCGGCTTGCTCATCGTCAATGAACTCACCAAAGGCGCATGGGGGTTCCGCCGAGAGGCGAGGTCGAAGGCGGCGTGGTTGGCCATTCCTCTGACGCCCGGCGGTCACGTCCGATAG